DNA sequence from the Pseudoliparis swirei isolate HS2019 ecotype Mariana Trench chromosome 6, NWPU_hadal_v1, whole genome shotgun sequence genome:
AGTGTGTTTTATTACCGTGTACGGTGTGGATTAGTCATCGCGTCTGACCCCTCTCGAGGCCACTCTgaggtactgtgtgtgtgtgtgtgtgtgtgctctttcgTCGTGGGTATAACATGGAATGTTGTTGCAGGGCGGAAGCTCGAGTCAGCGGGTGTCATCGTGGACACACTTCCCCTCCACAACCCGGAACAACTGAAGGATCTCAGTGAGGCCTGGTATTCTGGGAATCAGCTGGCTCAGCCTCTGGGTaaatacagcacacacacaaacacatgactgcacacacacacacacacacacacacacacatgtatgcagATGTGATTTGGCACAcacaatattcaaatatatCAGAATTTGCAATGGCTGCCTCTTGAATTGATGCAACCAGGCGTCCACTGACACCCGACAACCCGTCTGCTGCTCTGTCCAGATTCAGTCAACAAGTATTTTGGAAGCTCCGTGGCTTTCTACTTCAGCTTCCTGGACTTCTACACCTGGTCTCTGCTCCCGCTGGCCGTACTGGGCCTGACCATCACATACTTCTCATGTAGGTGTGCGGGTTTCCTTTATTTTTTgtgaatgtacacacacagtcaagtgTTCCCATTATAATGGAGACATGTGCATTTATTTTGCAAGCTACTTATAGTACCTGAAGCAAAAACCTGTTCACACCTTGAAAGGTGTCTTACAAGGCCGCTTGGTTTCAGCACATGTTACAAGGTGAAGTGACTCTGGTCTCCATGTGATGCTTATGTTGCACCCTTAACTTTAACTCTTCAATAACACTTCGTTCTTCTGTTTAGCAACATCTATTATACAAATTCCCTGGTTAAAGCAAGTATACAATGTGTTTTCTTCAGCCGGCTTATCACACCTGCCCTTCACAcggccctctcttaaagagacagcgtccctctcttaaagagacagcatccctctcttaaagagacagcgctctcttccaaAGGGACAACGAGTACTTTCTTCCCTTCACAGATAGTATGTGCACAACACATGAATTACCTTTAACGCAAATTATAAGAAATGGACACCATTGAATTACATCAGTAAGATATATGAAATTACATTTCAGGGTGCTACATCTAACACCGAATGATAACAAAGGGACAAGAAAGGAAACAATAACACAGGTCTGAGAAGCCTCGAACGGTTTATGCGAGAATTTTTATTTAATCTCGTTATTTAAACAAATTAGATCACGAGCTAATTAtcttatctttttgtttgttttttaagatcGTCAGAAAAACTTGAAAAACTCTGTTCTCATGAGATAATAAGGTAATTAACTTATGATCTTGAGAAAATGTTTAACATTTCCCCGGCTGTTCTTGGCTCTCATCCTTCACTGCTCCTGGGAAAATGACTGTTTTTAGGTTACCTCTAACAGTGAAAGGTTTTGCCTGAGGGTGGTAGAGTAAAGACTGCTCGGTATGTGAGCATGTTCAATCATGCTGGCATACATATTTGTTATTGGAGGAATAGGACCAAAATGCTGAGAGACCAggcggagggggggagggggggggggttcagctgTTTATTGGTAGGATAAGGGCACAGGAGCTTACTGGACAGGAACAATATATCAATAAGTAAATCAACCTGCCAGTTGAACACCGAGTTCTCCCCGCCCGTCACAGGGGAGGCCCAGAAGGAGATGAACGAGTCCGTCTCGGACTCGCCGGACACAAGTGACGAGGACTCGGGGCTGGCCGTCAGCGGTCACATGGTCCAGGCGGTCTTCAGCATGCTCTGGTCCACGGTGGTCATGGAGCTGTGGAAGCGCCGGAGCTCCTCCCTGTCCTACCGCTGGGGGACCATGCACCTCGCCGAGCGCTTCGCCGAGCCCCGGCCCGGCTTCCACGGCGACCTCGGGGTCAACCCTGTGACGCGTCGCGTGGAGCCGCTCTTTTCCGAATGGCAGCGGGACTTGCGGATGGCGCTGGTGTCGGTCCCGGTGGTGGGGCTCTTTCTAGGTACGACTGGAACTCTAAACTACACGTATACCTGAAACTGTGACCTTGCTGTTTGAAGAGGGCAAACCTCTcggctcctctcagctcttccTCAGCCTTGTGCGTCCCGCCCTCTGCAGGGTTGGTGGTCCTGGGGATGATGTGCTTCTACTGGGGGGAGGCCCAGGTGCAACAGCTCCACAGTGACTGGGACTCCCTGCTGTCTCAGGCGCTGCTCTACGCGCCCTCGGTGCTTCACATCGCCTACGCAAATGCACTGGGCACCGTTTACTGGACGGTGGCCCGATCCCTGACTGAATACggtgagagagacggagggaggagacgctggTCTCGTATTGGTGATGGTTTGCGTTGGAAACCGATGTTGAGGCTGAGGTAGAAGGGAGatgggagggggagacgggggaCTCGACGGGAGTCATTCGGCCGATCGGGTCGTGCGAGCGTACCAATAGTTCATGATGTTTGTGATCGGCCAATAACTCCCCCTTGTGTGTCCCTTTAGAGAACCATAGGGAGGAGTCCGCCTACGAGAACCATCTGACGGCCAAAGTCTTGGTGGTGAGTTTCTCCTCGCACTGGTTCTCCTATCCGGCCGTCATAGCTCCATACCTCCTTTTAACCCAGGAGACGCTTTCACCCggctcttgtctctctctctctctctccctccagttCACCTTCTTCAACTGCTTTGCAGTGCTCTTCCACATTGCCTTCTTCAAGCAGGACGTGCCTTTGCTTCGTAAGGTAATAGCAACAAACCGTCCCCCGGTCTCAGTTGAGTGTTGTGTCTCCGAGCAGGGACCCCCAGTGGTTGAGCAACGCAATTCCCTAAACTTGGCCAACGTCGCTCTGCGTTCGGAGAATGTTCTCGTACCCCCGATCGACTTGCCACCGAGACTCTGAAGCTTCTTAAAAGTCCTCAGCGCCTGCTCCAAAGGAGCTCTCTTCAAAGGATAAGATGCCTTTGATCTTTACCGGGAACTTTACGTAACTGTCAGGAGTAAAATTCTTAAACACATTATCATTTCGAAGAATTGTGTTAAGAGTTTCGCACTTTGATCTAGGATGCTCCAAGAATAAGGTCCCTTGTGGCTAATGTGAGTCAatagcccccccaaaaaagctgGATCCCAcaattcccataatgcaacttgaTAGTGTGTCTCATTAGGCCCTCCCTGTACCTGTCTTTTGAACTTCACCTACCTTGCTTGTAAGACGTTCTGTTAAAATGTAGTTTCTCAACACAGGCTGAGAAAACCTGTTTGCCATGTtgaagctgggggggggggggttctcctcTGTGTTTTCAGTGAATGAAATACAATAACATTCTCTTTGTCTGAAGCGCCTGGCGTCTCTGCTGATAGTGACCCAGCTGTTGAACCAGGTGACAGAGGTGGTCATACCCTTTCTGGTGGACCGGTTCATCAGCGCCCCCCACAGGACAGAGAGCGAAGACGACCCGCAGGAGGACCAATTTAGGAACCAAAGCACTCTGCCTGTTTTCCCCGTGAGTGTACAGCATGCAGATtaacaaaattaattaaaatgtacacgTAAAGACCTGAAAAGCCACTCTGGCAGCGTTCTGACGCGGcttcttgttttttcttcccgCCACAGGGCTTGTTTGCGGAGTACATCGAGCTCCTGGTGCAGTTTGGGTATCTGAGCCTCTTCTCCTGCGTGTTTCCCCTGACGGCCGTGCTGCTGCTCCTCAACAACCTGACGGAGATCCGAACGGACGCCTACAAGATCTGCAAACTCTTCCGGAAGCCCTTCTCTCCGCCCGCGGCCAGCATGCGCGTGTGGCAGGTCGgcggcaaaaacaacaacaacacaacacaactaacCGCGACGTGAACGGGGGTGGGACGCGGCGGCCGATGCGTCACACCTCGAGTCATGGCGTCACTGTCCTGCGTTTCAGGTCGCCTTTGAGATCCTGAGTTTCGTCTCTGTGGTGTCCAACTGCTGGCTGCTGTTCCTGTCGCCGTGGTTGCAGAAGGTGTGCCAGGAGGGCGGGTTGAGTGGCACCAACCTCCTGCTATTGGCTGTTCTGGTGGAGGTAAGAAACACGTTATAatagtgaaaagaaaaaaaatcacagaaTGCCAAATGGTTGGTTTCACCTTTCTGTGTTAGAatagaaaaatatgaaattactataattttttgttttcgtcgccttattttttatttttgg
Encoded proteins:
- the ano10b gene encoding anoctamin-10 isoform X2 — protein: MKRADGDEDGGDSESAERPEAKTPASKLGAATVGSDWTKVSCPCCVSERVEPLVLVKLGEKVRPETKRWLIRVIGTPQKDGGAALLAHPGEDASGDIIVLSAPRCTLLKATEELGLCKMYHTEELEAFSYNDRDNFKNADNMEVFLTLAERQYIVKYELDGLRAQRDLRVPGLADNYTLQYRDNVWRKLESAGVIVDTLPLHNPEQLKDLSEAWYSGNQLAQPLDSVNKYFGSSVAFYFSFLDFYTWSLLPLAVLGLTITYFSWEAQKEMNESVSDSPDTSDEDSGLAVSGHMVQAVFSMLWSTVVMELWKRRSSSLSYRWGTMHLAERFAEPRPGFHGDLGVNPVTRRVEPLFSEWQRDLRMALVSVPVVGLFLGLVVLGMMCFYWGEAQVQQLHSDWDSLLSQALLYAPSVLHIAYANALGTVYWTVARSLTEYENHREESAYENHLTAKVLVFTFFNCFAVLFHIAFFKQDVPLLRKRLASLLIVTQLLNQVTEVVIPFLVDRFISAPHRTESEDDPQEDQFRNQSTLPVFPGLFAEYIELLVQFGYLSLFSCVFPLTAVLLLLNNLTEIRTDAYKICKLFRKPFSPPAASMRVWQVAFEILSFVSVVSNCWLLFLSPWLQKVCQEGGLSGTNLLLLAVLVEHLLILVKLLMAVLIPDEPAWVRKKREHIEFTSMQALREQKLR
- the ano10b gene encoding anoctamin-10 isoform X1; protein product: MCNAIIFRGSPTQRFFEGDHPPSSAFRMENSQRNGGRSCVMFTFLHSPSMKRADGDEDGGDSESAERPEAKTPASKLGAATVGSDWTKVSCPCCVSERVEPLVLVKLGEKVRPETKRWLIRVIGTPQKDGGAALLAHPGEDASGDIIVLSAPRCTLLKATEELGLCKMYHTEELEAFSYNDRDNFKNADNMEVFLTLAERQYIVKYELDGLRAQRDLRVPGLADNYTLQYRDNVWRKLESAGVIVDTLPLHNPEQLKDLSEAWYSGNQLAQPLDSVNKYFGSSVAFYFSFLDFYTWSLLPLAVLGLTITYFSWEAQKEMNESVSDSPDTSDEDSGLAVSGHMVQAVFSMLWSTVVMELWKRRSSSLSYRWGTMHLAERFAEPRPGFHGDLGVNPVTRRVEPLFSEWQRDLRMALVSVPVVGLFLGLVVLGMMCFYWGEAQVQQLHSDWDSLLSQALLYAPSVLHIAYANALGTVYWTVARSLTEYENHREESAYENHLTAKVLVFTFFNCFAVLFHIAFFKQDVPLLRKRLASLLIVTQLLNQVTEVVIPFLVDRFISAPHRTESEDDPQEDQFRNQSTLPVFPGLFAEYIELLVQFGYLSLFSCVFPLTAVLLLLNNLTEIRTDAYKICKLFRKPFSPPAASMRVWQVAFEILSFVSVVSNCWLLFLSPWLQKVCQEGGLSGTNLLLLAVLVEHLLILVKLLMAVLIPDEPAWVRKKREHIEFTSMQALREQKLR